A window of Fusarium musae strain F31 chromosome 1, whole genome shotgun sequence genomic DNA:
CGGCTACAGCTGTCCCCTTATTGCTGTATCATTTGCTGGCCATTGGACACCCGAAATCTCAGTTACAAATCCGTGAAGCGTAGAGATCAAAGCCAAATAAGTGCTAGTCGTACTACTACACAACTATTACTGACGCTACACAGTCCTGACGCTCGAGATGATGTGCCATATACCAGCCTAGCCCGTCAACTGCTTTCTCCCTGAAtctgtcttcctcctcatcacaaTCTTTTATTTTGATCTCCCCAGTGCCAACTTTTCGGTAATTAAGGTCTGAACCATCCGCTTCGCCAGTGGGAATCTGGCTTAACAGAATCCCAACCATGATGTCAAATCCTTGGCAGTACACCTTGCAGCCAAGAATCAGAAAGCAGAGAGTGTCCCCGGGCACTAACTCCGGAGCCTCTTCGGATGTCGTCAAAATATCCGGAAATGCTACGCATTCCATTGATAGGTTCATATCCGTCTCTAGGAATGAGCTGTTGTGGGGATGTATCTGAAAAGGCGTCCCTTCATCGGGCCGCGGATCCAGCTTCGACACCGAAACATTTAATAAGATGCCACTGATGGTCAACATTGCAGAAGAAACACTGCCATAAGGATTTGGGGTCGCTAGCGTATGATGCACATCAGCTATGTTCGTTTGTGGCAGTGCGCATATGCCAGAGAGCTCGGATGTATGCACAGGTCCTATGACAGAGGCCCAAGACCACGTCGGCGCATAGTATGCTTCATGTCTGGAAGTTGACCCCTCTTCCACGTGCCAGCATATCTTCGTCCTAAGTTCGGTTGTCCACATACCCGCGATATACTCTGTCTTGATGAAAGGTGCAAGTGCAGCAGCTACCCCTGAGACAGCTGGTAGTCGATCTGTATCGCGGGTGATAGCACGCCTGGTAAATGGACCGATGATATTCATCCACACAATGAATGGCCCCAGAATCCGCCAGTCATCATTGGAATCTTCGCCTAATTTCCAGTCCTCCAGGTTGATGAGCCCGAGCGGCCCTTTAGTTACATGTGACCCTGGACGACACTCGCAGAGATGCGCCGTGCGACAATGCCAAACTAGCTCGTGAGCAGCAAAACGGAGGATTCGGCGTGATAGTACGTGCTCCTGTAACGTCCAAGCTCTCGTCTCAAGAGGGTTGGTGTCACGGCACCCTGGGCCATCGCCAATGCTATTCTGCCAATGCCATTGTGAATCCCACGGCCTGGCGAAgatctcaacctcttcaacatTGCCATCATATTTAGAGACAGTTGGGAATGACTTTCGAAGGCTAAAAGGTCGTTGGTGGAACAGCCCTTCGCTGCTGTTATGTGCTGCGGCGGCAGCGATCGTGAGATACGCATTCTGATATACATCGCACATCTTGGGAGACTCAACAGCCCAATCGTGCTCATCATCTTGGATGATACATAGTGAGTCTATCCATAGGTACTCGATGTTGAGCTTCCGACAAACAATGATCGCCTCTTGGAATGTTTTTGGAAACCGGGCGAAGCCGATGCTGTGGCAAAACTCAGTGAAGCTAGCTTTGGTGGTCTTGAGAGGCATATTATCACCCCAGCAATGGCTTAGAGCAATGTATCGGCCGTTGTCGTCGGGGTTGGTTATAAACAGATGAGGCTCTATGTCTTCATCCCCAACAGAGACGAGACGGCTCGGAAACGGCCGATCCTCGCTCTCAACTTTGCAATTCTCGTGGTCATTGATACAATCTCCGATCCAGCTTCGTATCATGTCCCAGGTTTCCGACGAGTTAACATCATACTGAACATGTGTTCCCGTTCCAATGATTTTCCAAGGAGGTGGAACTCCTTGGCCATGTTAGCAAACTATTGCACTCTAAGTTGCTGGGTTCTTACCTGGTAAGCAGTACAATTCATATGTGGCATAGAAATTCTCTTCCATGTAAGCACGGCGAGCAATAAGCTCAATCCTGAGCGCTCCATCTAGACCCCACCGGAGGTCAGCTAGGAGGTCATCAGTCTCTCCGAACCAACGCCGACCAACGGATCGATTGCTGTAGTTAATTTCCTGAATTTCTGGCCACGACATTTTGAATAGCGGGTACATCGAGGCGGTGGTATCTCTGAACAGAGTACAGGCTCTGCACCTGAGCACGGCTTTCCTGCAAATCGACTCAAAGTCCATGTTGTGGTACGGATAATTAGTCTCATGAAATCCAATAACAGGCATTAGCTGTATGCAGACAGCGCAGAGAACGGAGTTTATCGATTGgtcatcttccatctcaatGCGTTGAAAGAAGACCTGCAATCGCTGTACCTTCTTCCGTACCGTTTGTAGGTAGTGCCGAAATTCCTCGAAGGGGTTGTTTGGCATCTTCAGTACTGCGATGTCGAGGTTGGCAATCGCTCGGTCGAGATAGAAGGTCTCAATAGCGAAGGACTGGTGGACATACGCTGTAGCCATGAGACACCCCAATAGTGCATACAAATGATGGTACCCCGGCTTATCTGGCACATCCGCTTCCCATGGCTCGCTTTGGGTTAGTGGCTTAAATATTTCGATGTTAAAGATAAGATCATCCAAATTGGCACCACTACAGACCTTGTGAGCCATTTCCCTTGCTGTCGAAGCTTCTAGTACACGTGAAGCCATGTTAAGGGCTATAAAGCAGCAATAAGAGGCTTGATCTGGCTTAACTTTGGCCTCTGCTCCTTCTTCCGGTGTCAAAGTatcctcttcaagatccttggGGTCTTCGCAGGCAGAGTCTGTAGCCATGAAAGCAGCCTGAACTGCTTTATAGCATCTCTCCTGAAGTTTGGAAAGATCTATTGCCTGATCGCTGAGGTATCCGAGCCTGATAGACCGCTCGATCGTCATAGCGTCAGTCGTCCTAATGATCTCGATGGTGTGCTTTCGTATGAGATCAAAGTCATTGACCATGGAGGGAAGCTTATCAAGCTGCAGAATCTGATTATTCCCGTGTGCTAGGAAAACGCTCTGAGAATTGTGTATATCTGGTTCATCTGTTTCGAGGAAGACCTCGCGTCTCTCAAGATAGATATGACGTCCCGTGTAGTACGAGATTCTCCCCACATCGtcgctctcatcatcactttcTTTAGACTTCTCTATGTTCCCGCGTATCAACTGAGACTCTGGGcagacttcatcttcaatgtCCAATCGGTCTAGGTAGTCTGCCAGGTTGTCTCTATCAGCAGTTTCTGTGTCTGTCAACATAGTGATGGTATCTGGTCTCGCGCTGTAGAAATTTGTCCGAAGAATTAGACTTGATGGTTAGACGCAATCATGCATACATAGACAACAAATATCATTATTTCAGAAGCGGGGAGATCATTCAGGTCATCAAACTGACCTCAATGCCAAGACCGCCAGTTTTCAGCTTCGATATTTTTAGCAACAATTAGCCGCCCGCAAAGACGTGGTGAAAGAAAACAGGCATATGATTGGATGGTTCGTGTCAATCATGTAGATAAACAGCTACTCGACACAAGATAATCGTGCTTCACTGACACGACTTCTAATTCCAAGAGGTGCAGCCCGCCTTTGAGTTAAGGCAACGCCTGCCAAGACAACAGCCGACGGGGAAGTAGAGTACGCTACCACTGAACGTTAACTTTGAGAAGTCAACGTGTACCTTGCCGCTAGTTATCTTGCTCCCCGTCGGCGTGGGGGAGTATCGTCTGGTCTAAGATTTCATCCTAAGCCTATCCTAAACCTTCTAAAGCAGACATGTTTCTTGACTACTGAACCCATACTGATACAATTTGTATTCTAGGTTACTGATATAATGCAGCGCCTATTATACAGCCTGATAGCCTTAACATACTCGACTAAACCAAATAACCAAACATCCAATCTTCTAAACAGTCTGACTCAAATCATTCATCAACTGGAAGGCCCCAGGTGTCTCAACCCAGGAAGCAAGACAGTATCCAATCATCAGACAAGCTTCCTCCTTCGTTTCGTGCGAGTACATTCCGGGCCTTTGAGACGCGGCCGATACTGGACTACTCAACATTAAGCGCCAGAAGTGCGGGTTATACTCATTCACAGATCTGTAAAGCTTGACAATCTGATCCTTAACCTTTTTGATGAGCTTAGACAGATGTTCTGTGCTACCCAGGAGGATATCAGAACGCGAGGCCACAGCACTGCCGACAAGCTCGCCGCGGATGAGTCCCACGATCTCTGGTGGGATGGTACCGTTGAGGGCCCTGGCGGCGTTCTGAGCAGACTGCAATTCAAACAGAATCCTCGCTTTGATAAGCGTGACAGCTGCAACGTGGCCTAAGCTGAGATATTTGCCATTTGACCAAGTCTCCAGTGGTTCCTCCAAAACATCCGCGTCCCTGATATCGAGATATGGCTGGTCCATGTCGCCCCAATCGTACGTCGACTCTGAGCCGGTGGTCGCGTACCACTTGACGAAATCGTAGGCTTCCTGATCCCTGTTGAGGCGGATGTACAAATGCGGCACAAGATCCCTCACACCCATGTTGTCGCCCCGACAGAGACGAAGCATATCAAGAAGATGGTCCAATGCCTCTTGAACAGCATCAATCTTCCCGCCTGGTGCGCCATAAACCTGGAGCAACACGTCGACCATATGATACCGCGCACGCATATACGCACGTGTCTCATGAATACCCCAAAAATGCCCAACGCCATTCTCAAAGATATTCGGAGGGGTGAACATATCTCCTGGATGATCGCGAAGCTCttgctcctccttctctACCGCCTTGCGTGACTTTTTGATGATGGTGCAGCCATTTTTGTGATGACTTCGGTCAGCGGTTTGATGGGATGCTCCGCAGTAGTACACCGCCTTGCAGCTTGAGCAGCGCTTCAGGAGATCTGTGTCTGCCTCGCTACAGCTTGACAACTCGCAGACTCGAGGAGTGAGCTCGCGTGGTTCTGGCAATGGCATGACGCGTTGTGGTGTgcttttttgctttttgtttttttggGTTTGATCTGAGGCGGGGGAAGTGAAAATTGGTGATTTGGCTATGACATAAGAATGAAACAGTTTTAAAAGGAAAATGATATGTGGCTTTCGGCTGTATTCGACATTAGAGCGAGAAACACGGGGTTATAAGGCATGAAATGGGGTTACTTTCAGACGGGAATGATATAATTGATCGGATGCTTGAGGCAAGGGAGGGGATCACCAGACCCGCACGTGACCAGGAGGCAGAGGGGCTCGGCAGATAGGATAAGGTTAAGCTACGCATGTTGTCATTGACCGTGTAGGGATTTTCAGCAGGCATTTCCAATCCACGGATTAAGCCCTAAGCGAGACTGAATATTTGTCTTTCTAGGGCTATATTACACGACCTCGGGATGTTCAAAATATCAGAAACGTACAGCGATTGCTGCCTCGTCTTATCAAACATCTATTGGACTATTCCCGTTCTATATCCTGTCATCCAGCCCCAGTTACAATAGATGAACCGAAAACATGAGAACCAATTGCATCttctcattcattcaccacGAATTCTCAAAGTCAGTAGTCACAACAACGCTCTCAGCCATCTGATGCTGATGGTCTATCGCTCTGCTTTCTCGCAACCTCCACGGCCTCTTATAACCTTGCTTCCTGCTCCACCTTCTCAAAAACGGGGCTATGATTGTGCTCATTGAGACTAGCAATTCGGGCTCATCCTGGATGTTGGGTCGGATCACTCGCACAAGTAGAGGTTCGTCAACTCGCCCCAATAGATACGACTCTGAGTCCTTCAGAGCCCATCTTGTCTGCTGTGCTACTATTCCCTGCGCGACTATGTGGTCATGGCACAGTGATACAGCCGTGGAGAAGAGGGCTGTTGCGTTCTTCCATTGTTCTTTCGGGCCTCGGCATCTACGCAGGTCCGTTTCAAAGCAACTCGTCGCCGCGTAAGCGAAGGTCGCTACATCATCAGAGTCGGTAAGTATTCGGGCCCAGAAGCTCTCTTTCTCGATGGGGATTTTGAAGCATTGAACTGCTGAACCTGGGGGAATGCAACCAACTACGAAGTTCTCACCCTTCCTATCGACACCCGTGTCTTGCAGTAGAAACAGGACGGCGATAGCGAGAGTCTCAAATTCTGCTTGCAGCTCACGATCTAGCTTTTGGTAACGTACTCTGAAGTCACTATCTCGCAATATCTTGCAGATATTGCAATCTTGAAGTCTCTTCCAGTTGCAGGGCTGCGTAGCGAGATCTGCAACGTAAACAGGTAAGATATCGGCCAGGAGTTCTCGCAGCTGTACACGTCGGGCGATACCAGTACAGAAGCTAACCTGCACAGCGAAAGGCCCTTCTAGATCGGCGATGGAAAGAGATCtcttggcgaggatgttGGACTTCTTGGTCTGACCCAGTCTCTTTACCCAAGTCTGGGCGAAGTTCAATGTTCCCACAGCTCCGTTTCCGGCCTGCAATCCAAGTCCTAGCTGCCTCTCAGACACTTCCCAGTAGCTTGGGAATGTCCCTAGCTCTTTCAACCATGGAATAGACTTCCGAACTTGTTCTTGAGGAGTTATTCTGCAGGTTTGGTTTATCGAGACTCTTGAGCCGATGACCATCTTTTCATGGCGAGGGAAGGTTGAAGTGACTTCTGTGTTGTCTCCTGATGCACGGCTCCAGTGTAAAACAGGCAATTGGTAGCTGTCCATTcctgtcgaggaggaggtAATCAGGCCACCACCAATGGAGATTGCGTGGAGGTTTTCTTGGTCATCCTTTGGAACAATGAAATCTCCAGGACCCCAGGTATCCAGTAAATCTTCAGGGCGAGCTTTCAAGTCGAACTTCGTAACAGGATCTGAGAATACCTTTGACCTATCGAATGCGTTAAAATATTGAAAGGCGAACACCCTGCGCTGAACCATCCCACCAAAGCAGCTCAACTCTACGGGAGAAGCGAGTATACAAGGCCCAGAGAAAGTAGAACCCCAAATCTGGTTTCCGATGAGCAGTATACGTTTTAGTGAAGTGTCTAGGAAGAATGGCGTGAAGGGCTCGCAATGTCCTTGCGCATAAAGAGCGAAAGCAAGCGAAAGGAATTGGGCTGTTAGTGAGTCCAGTAATCTCGGATCCAAGCCCTCAAAACTGGCCTTCGAGCTTGTGAGAGATATCAGATGTTCCATTATTAATGTGTTTCCAGGTTCTATTCGTTCCAGCTCAACAAACAACGCTTGTCTTGCTAGAAAGGTGAAAGAGTCGCAACATCCACCGACTTGCTGAAGGGCGCCGATGGCCTTCTCCAGATGTTTCCCAACAGCTTGGACTGATTCGGTATTCATCAATGAGACAATCGCAGTTGAGTTAGCGTTTTCGAAGACCACAGACCCAAACTGGATATTTTGCGACCCATCGTGCATAGGGCTGACCCCTCCAATACCGCATAAGTACTGAATCGCCTCACGTACTGAGTTCTCCGAGTCAGGCTCGAGAGTTCTGAAATGCTGGCTTAACTGCGACTCTGCGGTTGGCATTGCCTCATTCCTTAGCTGGCTGTGGAGACATCTCGAGATATGAAAGTTGTGACGGCGACGGTATATTCCAACATTGGGGATATCAATCTTCGAATAGATCCAGGGCCCAACCTGCGATCGTTCCAGTAGTTCGTCGGCGATCTCGCCCGCTGACAGTCCCAGAGATTTCAACTCCAGGAGCCATAAATACTCTCCAACGGCAACTTTTTCGAAGGAGTTCTCCAAAATACTATGGACTTTGTCGCATTCTACATTGAGCACTGCAATCTTGAGACGACCAGTCCATAGCTCCATGTCATAAGGGTCCGCGAAAGACCTGGCAACACTTGAGGAACTATCATCCTGGTTACTAAATGTGCTTTCCTCGTAGTCTGACGTATCAGAACGGACAGTGCTCTCGTCAGGTTCGGTCTCGGTGAAAGGTAAGCCATAGTAGATTGCACTCAAAGCTTTGTCGATAGTAGACTGCCTGATCTCCTCAGATGTCCAAGGGTTGGCAGCAGATGAGGCTAGAAGATCCTGAAGGATTCGCCGCGCCTGCGGTTGGGGAACAACTGCCTCAACATATGGCGAAGGCATTTGTATCGCAGGGAAACACACTCTCCACATTGCATACCACTTTGAAGCACTGCCAGATGTCTCGGCCACGGCCGATCTAAGTAAAGAAAATTCCTCAGGTAGCAGAAGACCGGTTTGCTGGATAGAAGCTTCGCATGATGTCGCGTGGTTGGAGAGACTTTTCTCAGCATTCGGTCCAACAAACTTGTGACGGCACCATGCGCAATAGGTGGTGCTTGACTCAAAATCATACTTTCTGACCTGGTGCCGCCTTGCAATGTGCTTTGTAACATCTGATATACGAGGAAATCGCTTGCCTTCACATCCCCGGTACTGTAGTGGATCCCTTCTATGGAAAGGGCATGCGAATTCCTTGCGAGGTGTATCGTCGAGCTGGGGATACTTTGGGCCACCGCTT
This region includes:
- a CDS encoding hypothetical protein (EggNog:ENOG41), which translates into the protein MLTDTETADRDNLADYLDRLDIEDEVCPESQLIRGNIEKSKESDDESDDVGRISYYTGRHIYLERREVFLETDEPDIHNSQSVFLAHGNNQILQLDKLPSMVNDFDLIRKHTIEIIRTTDAMTIERSIRLGYLSDQAIDLSKLQERCYKAVQAAFMATDSACEDPKDLEEDTLTPEEGAEAKVKPDQASYCCFIALNMASRVLEASTAREMAHKVCSGANLDDLIFNIEIFKPLTQSEPWEADVPDKPGYHHLYALLGCLMATAYVHQSFAIETFYLDRAIANLDIAVLKMPNNPFEEFRHYLQTVRKKVQRLQVFFQRIEMEDDQSINSVLCAVCIQLMPVIGFHETNYPYHNMDFESICRKAVLRCRACTLFRDTTASMYPLFKMSWPEIQEINYSNRSVGRRWFGETDDLLADLRWGLDGALRIELIARRAYMEENFYATYELYCLPGVPPPWKIIGTGTHVQYDVNSSETWDMIRSWIGDCINDHENCKVESEDRPFPSRLVSVGDEDIEPHLFITNPDDNGRYIALSHCWGDNMPLKTTKASFTEFCHSIGFARFPKTFQEAIIVCRKLNIEYLWIDSLCIIQDDEHDWAVESPKMCDVYQNAYLTIAAAAAHNSSEGLFHQRPFSLRKSFPTVSKYDGNVEEVEIFARPWDSQWHWQNSIGDGPGCRDTNPLETRAWTLQEHVLSRRILRFAAHELVWHCRTAHLCECRPGSHVTKGPLGLINLEDWKLGEDSNDDWRILGPFIVWMNIIGPFTRRAITRDTDRLPAVSGVAAALAPFIKTEYIAGRRYAGTWKRGQLPDMKHTMRRRGLGPLS
- a CDS encoding hypothetical protein (EggNog:ENOG41), with the protein product MPLPEPRELTPRVCELSSCSEADTDLLKRCSSCKAVYYCGASHQTADRSHHKNGCTIIKKSRKAVEKEEQELRDHPGDMFTPPNIFENGVGHFWGIHETRAYMRARYHMVDVLLQVYGAPGGKIDAVQEALDHLLDMLRLCRGDNMGVRDLVPHLYIRLNRDQEAYDFVKWYATTGSESTYDWGDMDQPYLDIRDADVLEEPLETWSNGKYLSLGHVAAVTLIKARILFELQSAQNAARALNGTIPPEIVGLIRGELVGSAVASRSDILLGSTEHLSKLIKKVKDQIVKLYRSVNEYNPHFWRLMLSSPVSAASQRPGMYSHETKEEACLMIGYCLASWVETPGAFQLMNDLSQTV